From a single Planctellipticum variicoloris genomic region:
- a CDS encoding HEAT repeat domain-containing protein — protein sequence MRICWKPWLLLAAVPCWLAPLPASADLVRLKSGGELRGKVVKTADGESVTVATDSGARVTVASAAVEFVTPRSATIEEHESRARRTPDAVPDQLELAEWCRLKGLTSQRMQHLQRVIELEPDHEKARAALGHIWQEGQWVDQDEMMAGKGYVKYKGKYITTLEMELIEKTEEEVEAEKAWYPRIRLWVTWLKGSHQGRQAEALVNLQGVTDPNACPAVVKFLVNDDANVMLRQLAVQVLSQPGGPKPVVGLTRLAVLDPLPELRRSALDALKPDQYATAQPYLLRDLRHKQNVVVCRAAAALEQVGDDEAVVPLIQALMTTHQYTVRVPVAQMSVALGSNGAIGGSSGSSLPPDIEAGLRTGQYPNGVIVLNGPGPPPEAATRVVTVNYTHQNAEVLSALQKLTGTNFGFDRRTWRLYWNAEKAGVGKIPVSPVPK from the coding sequence ATGCGAATCTGCTGGAAGCCATGGCTGTTGCTTGCAGCGGTCCCCTGCTGGCTGGCGCCGCTGCCCGCTTCCGCGGACCTCGTGCGGCTGAAATCTGGCGGCGAGTTGCGCGGCAAGGTCGTCAAGACAGCGGACGGGGAATCGGTCACGGTAGCGACCGATTCCGGGGCGCGGGTGACGGTCGCGTCGGCCGCGGTCGAGTTTGTGACGCCGCGGTCGGCGACCATCGAGGAGCATGAAAGCCGGGCGCGACGGACGCCTGACGCCGTGCCCGATCAACTGGAGCTTGCGGAGTGGTGCCGTCTGAAAGGACTGACTTCGCAGCGCATGCAGCACCTGCAACGGGTGATCGAACTGGAACCGGACCACGAAAAGGCGCGTGCGGCCTTGGGCCACATCTGGCAGGAGGGGCAGTGGGTCGACCAGGATGAGATGATGGCCGGCAAGGGGTATGTGAAGTACAAGGGGAAGTACATCACGACGCTCGAAATGGAGCTCATCGAGAAGACGGAAGAAGAAGTCGAAGCGGAGAAGGCCTGGTACCCGCGGATCCGGCTCTGGGTGACCTGGCTGAAAGGTTCGCACCAGGGGCGACAGGCGGAGGCCCTGGTGAACCTGCAGGGCGTGACCGATCCCAACGCCTGCCCGGCCGTCGTCAAGTTCCTGGTGAATGACGATGCAAATGTAATGCTGCGTCAGCTTGCGGTGCAGGTACTGTCACAGCCGGGCGGCCCCAAGCCGGTCGTGGGGCTGACCAGGCTGGCCGTGCTGGACCCGCTGCCGGAGTTGCGCAGGTCCGCGCTGGACGCCTTGAAACCCGATCAATACGCGACGGCTCAGCCGTATCTGTTGCGGGATCTGCGGCACAAGCAGAATGTCGTCGTCTGCCGGGCGGCCGCGGCTCTGGAGCAAGTCGGCGACGACGAGGCCGTGGTCCCGCTGATTCAGGCGCTGATGACCACGCATCAATATACGGTTCGAGTGCCCGTGGCCCAGATGAGCGTCGCGCTGGGATCGAACGGCGCGATCGGCGGATCGTCAGGGAGTTCGCTCCCTCCGGACATTGAGGCGGGCCTGCGGACGGGGCAGTATCCCAATGGGGTGATTGTCCTGAATGGGCCGGGGCCGCCGCCGGAGGCTGCGACGCGCGTCGTGACGGTCAATTACACGCATCAGAACGCGGAAGTGCTGTCTGCGCTGCAGAAGCTGACCGGGACGAACTTCGGCTTCGACCGTCGGACCTGGCGGCTGTACTGGAACGCGGAGAAGGCCGGAGTCGGAAAGATTCCGGTGTCGCCAGTGCCCAAGTAG
- a CDS encoding ABC transporter permease has product MTRWQLIGRSLRFYWRTNLALVLGVVVGAAVIGGALIVGDSMRGSLRKMTLDRLQQVDHVVAGHRFFREQLADKIAARLQTDGTHATIAPVLTMPGGLQRKAGESIRRAGKVSIYGVDDRAWKLLNAAEPLPEAAGLVLNREAADALAANVGDTVTLWIELPSAIPRDSLLGNKDNDAQEIDLKIAAIAPDESGPGRFGLQPSQLLPLNAFVNLKTLQDRLDLAEIRPTGRDPRGAPARVNTLLAATSSSDAQLNAARLSATTLSRTLDAVWTPTDLGLRLIVDETLGVLSVESETLILEDRLAEAAEKAAAKLKLGTSPVMVYLANWLRNADKEQGEKHFSMYSTVAGLDVVGLVPPFGPFEFVGPRPEKVVEGEILLNDYLAEDLQVKVGDEIRMGYHIVGSHGELPEEEKTVRVAGIVKLEGPAADRNLTPEVKGITDVESLDDWDQPFPMTLDKVTTRDDEYWDSYRATPKAFVPLVAARAWWPSRYGTLTSIRVAPLPGKSAGESIPEFRAAVLAELTPDELGLGFVPIKAIGLQAATGSNDFAGLFIGFSLFLILSAIILVGLLFRLGLEQRVRQVGLLAALGYPPRQVARLLLIEGTLLALLGGALGCLAAIGYAHLMVYGLKTWWIGAVGTRFLFVFIQPTSVLTGSAIAVIAALGAMAWSLRQLRAASVREQLVGVLDPEVPLATQIRRMRGSRRRALISGGMALAAILGILTGLIPSGDAFAGFSWAMVVFFVAGMLLLTAGLSGFSAWLQGAGGPAVKGHGRAAFTRLGLKNAARQRSRSVLTTGLIAAATFLITAVAAGQRDPSAERPDKASGNGGYTLVAETSSPVLYDLNTEDGRRKLGLPEHPDLWKGIHVSMFRVKPGQEASCLNLFQTTLPTILGVPPELIERGGFKFMGLGGNPWKLLQTTNPDGTIPVFGDANTLDYSLHKSPGQEIPLPAGTSAAPATLKIAGKLDSSIFQGVLLMSEEHFLQLFPEQKGFQYLLVETPWAERDKVAELLETELNEYGCDTEPVAERLARFLSVQNTYLSTFQSLGGLGLLLGTLGLATVMLRNVLERRSELALLRAVGYRPPAVRLLVLAEASLLLVGGLAIGAGSAVIAMSPHLLSIGATPPWLSGAMLLTGVLITGLLATTAAVVAAVRTPILESLRGE; this is encoded by the coding sequence ATGACTCGCTGGCAACTGATCGGTCGCAGCCTCCGATTCTATTGGCGCACGAACCTGGCCCTCGTGCTCGGCGTCGTGGTCGGGGCCGCCGTCATCGGAGGCGCCCTCATCGTCGGCGATTCCATGCGCGGCAGCCTCCGGAAAATGACTCTCGACCGGCTCCAGCAGGTCGACCACGTCGTTGCCGGCCATCGCTTTTTCCGCGAACAGCTCGCCGACAAAATTGCCGCCCGGCTCCAGACCGACGGGACTCACGCAACCATTGCCCCCGTGTTGACGATGCCGGGCGGATTGCAGCGAAAAGCCGGGGAGAGCATCCGCCGGGCCGGGAAGGTCTCGATCTATGGCGTCGACGACCGCGCCTGGAAGCTGCTCAACGCCGCCGAGCCGCTGCCGGAGGCGGCCGGCCTGGTCTTGAATCGGGAAGCGGCAGACGCACTGGCGGCGAACGTCGGCGACACCGTCACCCTCTGGATCGAGCTCCCCAGCGCCATTCCGCGCGACTCGCTCCTGGGCAATAAGGACAACGACGCTCAGGAAATCGATCTGAAAATCGCGGCGATCGCCCCCGATGAATCCGGACCGGGACGCTTCGGCCTTCAGCCCAGCCAGCTTCTGCCCCTCAACGCGTTCGTCAACTTGAAGACGTTGCAGGACCGCCTCGATCTTGCTGAAATCCGTCCGACCGGTCGCGATCCCCGCGGCGCTCCAGCGCGAGTCAACACTCTTCTGGCCGCGACATCTTCGTCAGACGCCCAGCTCAACGCCGCCAGACTCTCCGCGACAACACTGAGCCGCACCCTCGACGCCGTCTGGACCCCCACCGACCTCGGACTGCGACTGATCGTCGACGAGACGCTCGGCGTCCTCTCCGTCGAAAGCGAAACGCTCATTCTGGAAGACCGTCTCGCCGAGGCAGCCGAGAAGGCCGCCGCGAAACTCAAGCTCGGCACGTCGCCGGTCATGGTCTACCTCGCCAACTGGTTGCGCAACGCCGACAAGGAACAGGGCGAGAAGCACTTTTCGATGTATTCGACCGTCGCCGGGCTGGATGTCGTGGGACTCGTTCCTCCCTTCGGACCCTTCGAGTTCGTTGGTCCGCGGCCCGAGAAGGTCGTCGAGGGGGAGATCCTGCTCAATGACTATCTCGCCGAAGACCTGCAGGTGAAAGTCGGCGACGAAATCCGCATGGGGTACCACATCGTCGGCTCGCACGGCGAACTGCCCGAGGAAGAAAAGACCGTCCGTGTCGCCGGGATCGTCAAACTCGAAGGCCCCGCGGCCGACCGCAACCTGACTCCCGAAGTGAAAGGGATCACCGACGTCGAATCGCTCGACGACTGGGACCAGCCCTTCCCGATGACTCTCGACAAAGTCACGACGCGCGACGATGAATACTGGGACAGCTACCGCGCCACGCCGAAAGCGTTCGTGCCGCTCGTCGCCGCCCGGGCCTGGTGGCCCAGCCGATATGGAACGCTGACCTCCATCCGCGTCGCCCCCTTGCCGGGCAAATCCGCTGGCGAGAGCATTCCCGAGTTCCGCGCCGCGGTTCTCGCCGAGTTGACGCCCGACGAGCTCGGGCTGGGCTTCGTCCCGATCAAAGCGATCGGCCTGCAGGCGGCGACCGGCTCGAACGATTTCGCGGGGCTGTTCATCGGCTTCAGCCTGTTTCTGATCCTCTCCGCGATCATTCTCGTCGGCCTGCTGTTTCGCCTGGGGCTCGAACAGCGCGTCCGGCAGGTCGGGCTGCTGGCGGCGCTCGGCTACCCGCCGCGTCAGGTCGCCCGATTGCTCCTGATCGAGGGAACGCTCCTCGCGCTGCTCGGCGGAGCCCTGGGCTGCCTGGCCGCCATCGGTTACGCGCATCTGATGGTCTACGGTCTCAAGACCTGGTGGATCGGCGCCGTCGGTACGCGATTTCTGTTCGTCTTCATCCAGCCGACCAGCGTCCTGACCGGTTCGGCGATCGCGGTCATCGCAGCCCTGGGGGCGATGGCGTGGTCGCTGCGCCAACTGCGGGCCGCCAGCGTCCGCGAACAGCTCGTCGGCGTCCTCGATCCCGAAGTCCCGCTTGCCACGCAGATCCGACGGATGCGGGGTTCGCGCCGGCGGGCGCTGATCTCCGGCGGCATGGCGCTGGCCGCCATCCTCGGCATCCTGACCGGTCTGATTCCCTCGGGGGACGCGTTCGCTGGCTTCTCGTGGGCGATGGTCGTCTTCTTCGTGGCGGGGATGCTCCTGCTGACCGCCGGCCTCTCCGGCTTCTCCGCCTGGCTGCAGGGGGCCGGCGGCCCCGCAGTCAAGGGACACGGTCGCGCTGCGTTCACCCGGCTGGGCCTCAAGAACGCCGCCCGGCAGCGTTCTCGCAGCGTGCTGACGACGGGACTCATCGCCGCCGCCACGTTCCTCATCACCGCCGTCGCCGCGGGACAGAGAGATCCTTCGGCGGAACGTCCCGACAAAGCCTCGGGCAACGGCGGCTACACCCTGGTCGCAGAGACCAGCAGTCCGGTCCTTTACGACCTCAATACGGAGGACGGACGGCGCAAACTCGGGCTGCCCGAGCATCCGGACCTGTGGAAGGGCATCCATGTCTCGATGTTCCGCGTCAAACCGGGTCAGGAGGCGAGCTGCCTCAACCTGTTCCAGACGACTCTGCCGACGATTCTCGGAGTCCCCCCCGAACTGATCGAGCGCGGCGGGTTCAAGTTCATGGGTCTGGGGGGCAACCCGTGGAAGCTGCTGCAGACCACGAATCCCGACGGCACGATTCCCGTCTTCGGCGACGCCAATACGCTCGACTACAGCCTGCACAAGTCGCCGGGCCAGGAGATTCCGCTCCCCGCCGGCACTTCGGCCGCGCCCGCCACGCTGAAGATCGCCGGCAAACTCGACAGCAGCATCTTCCAGGGGGTCCTGCTGATGTCCGAAGAGCACTTTCTGCAGCTCTTTCCCGAGCAGAAGGGTTTCCAGTATCTCCTCGTCGAGACCCCGTGGGCCGAGCGCGACAAAGTCGCCGAGCTCCTGGAGACCGAACTCAACGAGTACGGCTGCGACACCGAACCCGTCGCCGAACGCCTGGCGCGGTTCCTCTCCGTCCAGAACACCTACCTCTCGACGTTTCAGTCGCTGGGAGGCCTCGGGCTGCTCCTGGGGACGCTGGGTCTGGCGACGGTGATGCTCCGCAACGTCCTGGAACGCCGGAGCGAACTGGCGCTGCTCCGCGCAGTCGGCTACCGGCCGCCGGCCGTCCGGCTCCTGGTTCTGGCGGAAGCGTCGCTGCTGCTGGTCGGCGGTTTGGCGATCGGGGCCGGTTCCGCGGTGATTGCGATGTCCCCCCACCTGCTCAGCATCGGCGCGACGCCCCCCTGGCTCTCCGGCGCCATGCTGCTGACCGGCGTGCTGATCACCGGCCTGCTGGCCACGACCGCCGCCGTCGTGGCCGCCGTCCGGACGCCGATTCTGGAATCGCTTCGCGGGGAGTAG
- a CDS encoding PQQ-binding-like beta-propeller repeat protein, which translates to MASAQRVGEDLLPGPRQLSRLGLERAWNGQAKLNPQRDKVTQFVVDEDMLFVQTTAGLITAFDSETGREAWAVLLGRNDDPMFPVVSSETEAMIVVGPTLYSLSKVTGQIRWELRLPEAPSTSIAVDENHVYIGTLGGAVYAYNLKRIRALFEESLLPAWSNDALVWKCQVGKAISSPPIPTGRIVSFASRDGSLYGVTATRREVIYQLETNNPINTPLGFASHKNLLTNAVTEWTFIAARDQSFYSVESETGRVRWEFITGKPINVGPMAVNYDLFLILDHGGAVCLNQRDGEPRWSRPNLTGIVAVAGDTVYGSDVEGNLISVDRGDGAVNAAVNLRNYSQRIANELTDRLYLATDAGTIVCLRQTGRRFPTYHRHPERLPLMPEFASEDGSEEVVEPPAANPPSAAE; encoded by the coding sequence ATGGCGTCAGCTCAGCGCGTCGGCGAGGACCTGTTGCCCGGGCCGCGGCAGCTCAGCCGGCTCGGCCTCGAACGCGCCTGGAACGGTCAGGCGAAGCTCAATCCGCAGCGCGATAAGGTCACGCAATTCGTCGTCGACGAGGATATGCTCTTCGTTCAGACGACGGCCGGGCTCATCACCGCCTTCGACTCCGAGACCGGTCGGGAGGCCTGGGCGGTCCTGCTCGGTCGTAACGACGACCCGATGTTCCCGGTCGTCTCCAGCGAAACGGAGGCCATGATCGTCGTGGGGCCGACGCTCTATTCGCTCAGCAAGGTCACCGGGCAGATCCGCTGGGAGCTGCGACTGCCGGAAGCTCCTTCCACGTCGATCGCTGTCGACGAGAATCACGTCTATATCGGCACGCTGGGAGGGGCGGTCTACGCCTACAACCTCAAGCGGATTCGCGCCCTGTTTGAGGAATCGCTCCTGCCCGCCTGGTCCAACGACGCCCTCGTCTGGAAGTGCCAGGTCGGTAAAGCCATCTCCTCGCCCCCGATTCCCACCGGTCGAATCGTCAGCTTCGCCAGCCGCGACGGCTCCCTCTACGGCGTCACGGCGACCCGCCGCGAAGTGATCTATCAACTCGAAACCAACAACCCGATCAACACGCCCCTCGGTTTTGCATCGCACAAAAATCTCCTCACGAACGCCGTCACCGAGTGGACGTTCATCGCCGCCCGCGACCAGAGTTTTTACTCCGTCGAGTCGGAGACCGGACGCGTCCGCTGGGAATTCATTACGGGCAAACCGATCAACGTCGGTCCGATGGCCGTGAATTACGACCTGTTTCTGATCCTCGATCACGGCGGCGCCGTCTGCCTCAACCAGCGAGACGGCGAACCCCGCTGGTCGCGTCCGAACCTGACCGGGATCGTCGCCGTTGCGGGAGACACCGTGTACGGGTCGGACGTCGAAGGCAACTTGATCTCGGTCGACCGCGGCGACGGCGCGGTTAACGCCGCGGTCAACCTGCGGAACTACTCGCAGCGGATCGCCAATGAACTGACCGATCGGCTCTACCTGGCGACCGATGCCGGCACCATCGTCTGCCTCCGCCAGACGGGACGCCGGTTCCCGACCTATCATCGACATCCCGAACGGCTGCCGCTGATGCCCGAGTTCGCCTCGGAAGACGGTTCCGAAGAAGTGGTCGAACCGCCCGCAGCCAATCCTCCCTCCGCCGCGGAATAG